From Gimesia panareensis, the proteins below share one genomic window:
- a CDS encoding IS1380 family transposase, translating to MGDSQNQDLRVSFDSRLKLKFCGSQVTTDAGLLAYRELDAALGLTEMGGDVLSDSRPGRNKQHQLVPLLRQSIYSRLAGYEDVNDAERLCVDPVLRHVVGGRASQPDKQAASSSEVGRFETQILSTQRNLTALMKLSGRWINNLHRRRPLKELILDLDSSVSETYGRQQGAAYNGHFACLCYHPLFLFNQHGDLEYAMLRRGNKASAKYWRKVLLPVIERYRHLDIPKFFRGDAAFAIPALYRVLEKADYRYAIRLKANAVLEREISHLLTRPVGRPSHKPKVCYHSFQYQAKSWQRSRRVVAKVEWHAGELFPRVGFIVTNLNQHSKNVVKFYNGRGTAEQWIKEGKNAVRWTKLSCRTFKDNQARLQLFALAYNLGNFLRRLALPKPIQNWSLTTLREKLVKVGAKVTRHAKYVFFQLAEVAVPRRLFAAILDRIARLAIPPPVTHDVKRKYIK from the coding sequence ATGGGTGACAGCCAAAACCAGGATTTACGGGTCAGTTTTGACAGCCGATTGAAGCTGAAGTTCTGCGGCAGTCAGGTCACCACCGATGCGGGACTACTGGCCTATCGGGAACTGGATGCAGCGCTCGGTCTGACGGAAATGGGCGGAGATGTGCTGAGCGATTCACGCCCGGGCCGCAACAAGCAGCACCAACTCGTGCCGCTGTTGCGTCAGTCGATCTACAGCCGACTGGCAGGCTACGAAGATGTCAATGACGCTGAGCGCTTGTGTGTGGACCCGGTGCTACGCCACGTGGTTGGCGGAAGGGCGAGTCAGCCGGATAAACAAGCGGCGTCAAGCAGCGAGGTGGGCCGTTTCGAGACGCAGATACTCAGCACGCAGCGCAATCTCACGGCACTGATGAAGCTCTCCGGACGCTGGATCAACAACCTCCACCGGCGGCGACCGCTCAAAGAACTCATCCTGGATCTGGACAGCTCGGTCAGTGAGACCTACGGCCGGCAACAGGGCGCGGCCTACAACGGCCACTTTGCATGCCTCTGTTACCATCCGCTGTTTCTGTTCAACCAGCATGGTGATCTGGAGTACGCGATGCTGCGGCGTGGCAACAAGGCCAGCGCGAAATACTGGCGGAAGGTGCTACTGCCGGTGATCGAACGGTATCGGCATTTGGACATTCCGAAGTTCTTCCGCGGCGATGCGGCGTTCGCCATTCCAGCGCTGTATCGTGTGCTGGAGAAAGCAGACTATCGTTACGCCATTCGCCTCAAAGCCAACGCCGTATTGGAGCGGGAAATCTCGCATTTGCTCACCCGTCCGGTCGGACGGCCTTCCCACAAGCCCAAGGTCTGTTATCACAGCTTCCAATATCAAGCAAAATCATGGCAGCGATCGCGTCGCGTGGTGGCCAAAGTTGAGTGGCACGCAGGCGAACTGTTCCCGCGTGTTGGATTCATCGTGACCAACTTGAACCAGCACTCGAAGAACGTCGTGAAGTTCTACAACGGTCGGGGCACCGCCGAGCAGTGGATCAAGGAAGGCAAGAACGCCGTCAGATGGACGAAGCTCTCCTGCCGGACGTTCAAAGACAACCAAGCTCGGTTGCAACTGTTCGCCTTAGCTTATAACCTCGGCAATTTCCTGCGGCGGCTGGCCTTGCCCAAGCCTATACAGAACTGGTCGCTGACGACGCTGCGGGAGAAGCTGGTCAAGGTTGGGGCCAAGGTAACCCGGCATGCCAAGTACGTATTCTTTCAACTGGCCGAAGTGGCTGTGCCACGGAGATTGTTCGCCGCAATTCTTGATCGGATTGCACGACTGGCAATTCCGCCGCCGGTCACGCATGACGTGAAGCGGAAGTATATCAAATAG